A single genomic interval of Corvus cornix cornix isolate S_Up_H32 chromosome 11, ASM73873v5, whole genome shotgun sequence harbors:
- the NUDT7 gene encoding peroxisomal coenzyme A diphosphatase NUDT7 — protein sequence MAAEQEEELGPGPCPCPGAAGDERGTAGGCRGSALPAPRQGLTESARRRLREFDVGDKFSRLPLPRAAVLLPLMVRGGRLHLLLTVRSVQLRRSPGEVCFPGGKSEATDKDDIDTALREAKEEVGLQPERVEVICRLMPGIDKMNNLVTPVVGFIEDTFQATPNPDEVSEVFVVPLEYFVKPLKYKTFSYRMSSGYLTRIHCFIYDDQEHKRSFKIWGLTAHFAVFLALVISGERPTFEVDYDLDNLISSSENNFINLYASVYERKKSNL from the exons ATGGCGgcggagcaggaggaggagctgggccCTGGGCCTTGTCCCTGCCCGGGGGCCGCGGGGGATGAGCGGGGCACGGCCGGAGGGTGCCGGGGCTCCGCTCTGCCGGCTCCTAGGCAGGGGCTCACGGAGAGCGCCCGGCGCCGCCTGAGGGAGTTCGATGTCGGGGACAAGTTCTCCCGCTTGCCGCTGCCCAGAGCCGCCGTGCTGCTGCCGCTCATGGTGCGGGGGGGGCGGCTGCACCTGCTGCTCACCGTCCGGTCCGTGCAG CTGAGAAGATCACCAGGGGAAGTGTGTTTTCCAGGAGGTAAAAGTGAAGCCACTGATAAAGATGATATTGACACTGCTCTCCGAGAAGCTAAAGAAGAAGTGGGTCTCCAGCCAGAGAGGGTGGAAGTCATCTGTAGGCTGATGCCTGGCATTGATAAA aTGAATAACTTGGTGACACCAGTTGTAGGATTTATAGAGGATACATTCCAGGCCACTCCTAATCCAGATGAAGTGAGCGAGGTTTTTGTTGTGCCTTTGGAGTACTTTGTCAAGCCCTTAAAATACAAGACCTTCTCTTATAGAATGTCCTCGGGTTACTTAACTCGGATACACTGCTTTATATATGATGACCAGGAACATAAAAGGTCATTCAAGATCTGGGGACTGACTGCACACTTTGCTGTATTTCTTGCTCTTGTAATTTCTGGAGAGAGACCTACCTTTGAAGTGGATTATGATCTTGACAACTTAATTTCATCCTCCGAGAATAACTTCATTAATTTGTATGCATCTGTgtatgaaagaaagaagagtaaTCTATGA